The Malus domestica chromosome 10, GDT2T_hap1 genome contains a region encoding:
- the LOC139188798 gene encoding translocon-associated protein subunit alpha-like — protein sequence MATSTIRVLLLALLLIASPFLQVARGQSDSEVDASDTVEESSDLGIVGEDVQDFGDGSFSPAPGVDTICVFPKNIAKTVAAGEETELLVGLKNDGESSLNVIAIKASVHLPFDHNLLVQNLTAQAFNNGSVPASAQATFPYIFSVSKFLQPGAFDLVGTIYYEIDQQPYQSTFYNGTIEVVEAGAMLSIESVFLVTLGCALLVLLGLWIHGQIQHLSKKTKRAPKVEVGTKATDASMDEWLQGTAYTQSVKDKTKKKK from the exons ATGGCGACCAGCACGATAAGGGTTCTTCTCCTCGCTCTCCTCCTCATCGCATCCCCTTTCCTCCAAG TCGCCAGGGGCCAGTCTGACTCGGAAGTGGATGCTTCTGACACCGTGGAAGAAAGCAGTGATCTTGGAATTGTTGGCGAGGATGTCCAAGATTTTGGAGACGGAAGTTTTAGCCCAGCTCCCGGAGTTGATACAATCTGTGTCTTCCCCAAAAACATCGCTAAAA CGGTGGCGGCAGGGGAAGAGACTGAATTACTGGTTGGTCTGAAAAATGATG GGGAGTCGAGCCTGAATGTGATTGCAATCAAAGCTAGCGTTCATCTTCCTTTTGATCACAATCTGCTGGTTCAGAATCTTACTGCCCAG GCATTTAACAATGGATCAGTTCCAGCTTCGGCTCAGGCTACTTTCCCATACATATTTTCTGTCAGCAAGTTCTTACAG CCTGGCGCTTTTGATCTCGTGGGTACCATTTATTATGAGATAGACCAGCAACCATACCAGAGCACCTTCTACAATGGTACTATCGAAGTTGTTGAGGCCGGTGCTATGCTCAGCATTGAGTCTGTTTTTCTTGTCACCCTTGGATGTGCCCTTCTTGTCCTCCTAGGTTTATGGATTCATGGTCAAATACAGCACCTTTCTAAG AAAACCAAGAGGGCTCCCAAGGTGGAAGTTGGAACCAAGGCTACCGATGCCTCTATGGATGAATGGCTTCAG GGAACTGCATATACTCAGTCAgtcaaagacaaaacaaagaagaagaaatag